In Clostridium sp. SY8519, one genomic interval encodes:
- a CDS encoding EamA family transporter, with amino-acid sequence MMAYVWPLALVVVSNVIYQICAKSVPQKVNPFASLTVTYLVAAAVSFVLFRVFEKEGGTLIKEYSKLNWSSFVLGLVIIGLETGWIFAYKAGWQVSKAFIVQSSFLAAALLVVGAVLYHEGITWNKAVGIAICLIGLVFINAK; translated from the coding sequence ATGATGGCATATGTATGGCCGCTTGCCCTGGTGGTAGTGTCAAATGTTATTTATCAGATCTGCGCGAAATCCGTGCCCCAGAAGGTGAATCCCTTTGCCTCGCTGACGGTGACCTATCTGGTGGCGGCGGCCGTGTCCTTTGTGCTGTTTCGGGTATTTGAGAAGGAGGGCGGCACGCTGATCAAAGAGTACAGCAAGTTAAACTGGTCTTCCTTTGTACTGGGACTCGTGATTATCGGGCTGGAAACCGGATGGATCTTTGCCTATAAGGCGGGCTGGCAGGTGAGCAAGGCCTTTATTGTGCAGAGTTCCTTTCTTGCAGCGGCGCTTCTGGTGGTAGGGGCAGTGCTGTACCATGAAGGAATTACCTGGAATAAAGCGGTGGGAATCGCCATCTGCCTGATCGGACTGGTTTTCATCAACGCAAAATAA
- a CDS encoding Cna B-type domain-containing protein, whose translation MKMKKAKRFLGILLAVIMLVSMGAPSVFAESAQNSAEQTASADAGAASEEKAAVEQKGTEAKTKKEDAKASAEQVQKKKEDASSAEEKKTVRDEKKETVKEADEKDTTAEGNKSENKESEDKKSEAASDNKKSASENADSSEQDAVKKTDAQQTDTEKTEEKTAVTYNQEPITGTKTNNGVTVYAKAPKGSFSEGTDVTITLTASSQRNVTFDITFRNKEGKEVQPKEGHPVSVDFSIAADSGLIQHGDRQTRLTAYHISDDGTSEVIGNTITAGQSVKIKTKAAHFSEFSVQSASDSRLLRAPAPKEAKAVQAAVTDLKIQNVSGQETNKVYQTDTFYLAMDWDASANGANLHAGDYFDLTLPNEMVFPSDSTAADFDIYGPDGTTVIGKAHVTPGADNKGGTVRVTFTDWVEGKEGVKGSIRLAARFDKEQIKTGEDNTFQVSVNGQVTSVTVSITGPTELQPEILGKWGQSAPDKSQAEWYIRINHQKATLSNAVITDHLSEGTGAETYIADSFVLNRVEMDSYGAVSATYGAVDLSGKLQIAADGRSFTLNLGDVHGEQYRLRYRTTYTAGTVLRNNMSLTSTEQSKTVSATHQTAESGGSGTGSLANKIKLIKVDAEDSSLVLANAVFTVTRPDGSTFELTTGADGTVTSGALTSGTYKVKEKEAPAGYELNQQEYTLAVNASGGAIQTVTDKKLKIDISITKKWDDSQNQDGIRPSEEAFASKVKLMNGTGEVSGYTPAVTDNGDDTYTISYRDLPEYVNGTKADYKIAEESIDGYTADQTSAANGETITNTHTPETTDISITKTWADAGNQDGIRPTAEEYAAKVHLMKGDTEVKNVTPVVVDHGDDTYTVTFRNLTKNQNGTAIAYTVKEDSVAGYEADHASVPGDGTITNTHTPETTEISGTKTWKDNDNQDGTRPESITIRLLANGKEVQSRQVTASDDWAWSFRQLPKYENGTAIVYSVTEDAVADYSTAYDGYDVTNTHTPGKTSVSVSKSWNDKNDVDKIRPEQVTIHLLADGKDTGKTLVLNSDNKWTGSFTDLDIHANGKKIEYTVTEDAVDGYHASITGSSAKGYTVTNTHKITRKPDKPKVKPTTPKHPKKTTTTESSGSTPKTGDTNRGIFFGILLAAALAGLGVLILAARKRNS comes from the coding sequence ATGAAAATGAAAAAGGCAAAGAGATTTCTGGGGATTCTGCTTGCCGTCATCATGCTGGTCAGCATGGGAGCGCCAAGTGTGTTTGCGGAAAGCGCGCAGAATTCCGCGGAGCAGACGGCATCTGCAGATGCGGGCGCTGCGTCGGAAGAAAAAGCAGCCGTAGAGCAGAAGGGTACAGAGGCGAAGACCAAAAAGGAAGACGCCAAAGCATCGGCTGAGCAGGTGCAGAAGAAAAAAGAGGATGCTTCTTCCGCAGAAGAAAAGAAAACAGTCAGAGATGAGAAAAAAGAAACTGTGAAAGAAGCAGATGAAAAGGACACGACGGCAGAGGGCAATAAATCAGAGAATAAAGAGTCAGAGGATAAAAAGTCAGAAGCCGCCTCGGACAATAAAAAATCCGCTTCCGAAAACGCGGATTCCTCGGAGCAGGATGCCGTGAAAAAGACGGATGCACAGCAGACGGATACCGAAAAAACAGAAGAGAAAACTGCTGTTACTTACAATCAGGAGCCGATTACCGGAACAAAAACCAATAATGGCGTAACCGTCTATGCAAAGGCTCCGAAAGGCAGTTTTTCCGAAGGAACGGATGTGACGATCACGCTGACGGCATCGTCACAAAGAAACGTGACATTCGACATTACATTCAGAAATAAAGAGGGCAAAGAGGTGCAGCCCAAGGAAGGCCATCCGGTTTCCGTTGATTTTTCAATCGCGGCGGATTCCGGACTGATCCAGCACGGAGACCGCCAGACCCGTCTGACAGCCTATCATATCAGTGATGACGGGACATCAGAGGTGATCGGAAATACAATCACTGCAGGACAGTCGGTAAAAATCAAAACCAAGGCGGCGCATTTTTCAGAATTTTCGGTGCAGAGCGCGTCAGACAGCCGTTTGCTCCGGGCACCTGCGCCGAAAGAAGCGAAAGCCGTCCAGGCGGCAGTCACCGATCTGAAGATTCAGAATGTGAGCGGTCAGGAAACGAACAAGGTTTATCAGACCGATACGTTTTATCTTGCCATGGACTGGGATGCAAGCGCAAACGGGGCGAATCTGCACGCAGGGGACTATTTTGACCTGACGCTGCCGAATGAGATGGTATTTCCGTCAGACAGTACCGCAGCAGACTTTGATATTTACGGCCCGGATGGCACCACTGTAATCGGAAAAGCCCATGTGACGCCGGGGGCAGACAACAAGGGCGGAACCGTACGCGTGACCTTTACCGACTGGGTGGAAGGAAAAGAAGGCGTAAAAGGTTCGATTCGCCTTGCGGCCCGGTTTGACAAGGAACAGATTAAAACCGGAGAAGATAATACCTTTCAGGTAAGTGTCAACGGACAGGTAACGTCCGTAACCGTCTCCATTACGGGACCGACGGAGCTTCAGCCGGAAATTCTTGGAAAATGGGGACAGTCAGCTCCGGACAAAAGTCAGGCAGAATGGTATATCCGGATCAACCATCAGAAGGCTACCCTGAGTAATGCGGTAATTACCGATCACCTGTCAGAAGGAACCGGTGCAGAGACGTATATCGCCGACAGCTTTGTGCTGAATCGTGTGGAGATGGACAGTTATGGAGCGGTTTCTGCTACCTATGGCGCTGTAGACCTGAGCGGAAAGCTTCAGATCGCGGCAGATGGCAGATCCTTTACATTAAATCTGGGTGATGTACACGGAGAACAGTATCGGCTGCGTTATCGGACGACCTATACCGCAGGCACCGTATTGCGTAACAATATGTCCCTGACTTCCACAGAGCAGAGCAAGACAGTCAGTGCTACTCATCAGACTGCGGAATCCGGCGGTTCCGGTACAGGTTCGCTGGCAAATAAAATCAAACTGATCAAAGTGGACGCAGAGGATTCCAGCCTGGTACTGGCCAATGCAGTTTTTACAGTCACCCGTCCGGACGGCAGTACCTTTGAGCTTACAACCGGCGCCGACGGTACCGTCACTTCGGGAGCCCTCACTTCAGGTACTTATAAAGTAAAGGAAAAAGAGGCGCCTGCAGGGTATGAACTGAATCAGCAGGAGTATACACTTGCAGTGAACGCAAGCGGCGGAGCGATTCAGACGGTAACGGACAAAAAGCTGAAAATCGATATTTCAATTACAAAAAAATGGGACGACAGCCAGAATCAGGATGGCATCCGTCCGAGCGAGGAAGCATTTGCTTCGAAGGTAAAATTGATGAACGGCACCGGGGAAGTGAGCGGATATACACCGGCTGTCACAGACAACGGAGATGATACCTATACCATTTCCTACCGTGATCTTCCGGAATATGTGAACGGCACAAAGGCAGATTATAAAATCGCGGAAGAATCCATCGACGGCTATACGGCAGACCAAACAAGCGCTGCCAATGGTGAGACGATCACAAATACGCACACGCCGGAGACGACGGACATCAGCATTACCAAGACGTGGGCGGATGCGGGCAACCAGGATGGCATCCGTCCGACGGCAGAAGAATATGCCGCGAAAGTACACCTGATGAAGGGTGACACAGAAGTGAAAAATGTGACGCCGGTGGTTGTGGATCATGGAGATGATACCTATACCGTAACATTCCGGAATCTGACGAAGAATCAGAACGGAACTGCGATTGCGTACACCGTGAAAGAGGATTCCGTGGCAGGGTATGAGGCAGACCATGCATCGGTGCCCGGTGATGGAACGATCACCAATACGCACACACCGGAGACGACGGAAATCAGCGGGACAAAGACATGGAAGGATAACGACAATCAGGACGGCACAAGACCGGAAAGCATTACCATCCGTCTGCTGGCCAACGGAAAAGAAGTGCAGAGCAGACAGGTAACGGCATCCGATGACTGGGCATGGTCCTTCCGTCAGCTGCCGAAATATGAAAACGGAACTGCAATTGTATATTCTGTGACAGAAGATGCAGTGGCGGACTACAGCACCGCGTATGACGGGTATGATGTGACCAATACCCATACGCCGGGCAAGACGAGTGTCAGTGTATCGAAATCCTGGAATGACAAAAATGATGTGGATAAGATCCGTCCGGAGCAGGTAACGATTCATCTGCTGGCAGATGGAAAAGACACCGGAAAGACACTTGTGCTGAACAGCGACAACAAGTGGACCGGCAGTTTTACGGATCTGGATATTCATGCAAACGGTAAGAAAATAGAGTATACGGTGACAGAAGATGCAGTGGACGGTTATCACGCATCCATTACCGGCAGCAGTGCCAAAGGATATACGGTAACAAATACGCATAAGATCACCAGAAAACCGGACAAGCCAAAGGTAAAACCCACGACACCGAAGCATCCGAAAAAAACCACCACAACAGAGTCCTCCGGCAGTACACCGAAGACCGGAGATACAAACAGAGGCATCTTTTTCGGAATCCTGCTGGCGGCGGCGCTGGCCGGGCTGGGCGTGCTGATTCTTGCAGCGAGAAAAAGAAACAGCTGA
- the ureG gene encoding urease accessory protein UreG, with product MSYVKIGVAGPVGSGKTALIEALTREMAKDYSIGVITNDIYTKEDAEFLSKNSVLPMERIIGVETGGCPHTAIREDASMNLEAVDEMMERFPDIELLFIESGGDNLSATFSPELVEATIFVIDVAEGDKIPRKGGPGITRSDLLVINKIDLAPYVGADLGVMERDSRKMRGDRPFLFTNIRDREGVDQVIRWIKENVLLEGC from the coding sequence ATGTCATATGTAAAAATCGGTGTGGCCGGTCCTGTGGGTTCGGGGAAAACAGCCCTGATCGAAGCCCTGACCAGAGAGATGGCAAAGGATTACAGTATCGGAGTCATAACCAATGATATTTATACCAAGGAAGACGCGGAGTTCCTGAGTAAAAACAGTGTCCTTCCGATGGAACGGATCATCGGTGTGGAGACCGGGGGCTGCCCCCATACGGCCATCCGCGAAGATGCCTCCATGAATCTGGAGGCCGTGGATGAAATGATGGAGCGTTTTCCGGATATTGAACTGCTTTTTATCGAAAGCGGCGGAGACAACCTTTCCGCAACCTTCAGTCCGGAACTGGTGGAGGCGACCATCTTTGTCATTGATGTGGCGGAAGGCGACAAAATTCCACGGAAAGGCGGTCCGGGCATTACCCGTTCCGACCTGCTGGTGATCAACAAGATTGACCTGGCTCCTTATGTAGGCGCGGACTTGGGCGTGATGGAGCGGGATTCCAGAAAGATGCGGGGCGACCGTCCGTTCCTTTTTACTAATATCCGTGACAGAGAAGGTGTGGATCAGGTCATTCGGTGGATCAAGGAAAACGTTCTGTTAGAGGGGTGCTGA
- a CDS encoding LytTR family DNA-binding domain-containing protein: MKAEIKIQQCPEPYAVIYTEQITDEVQRILNYMRENAGTLIGMAEEKRYVITAEQIVKVTVQKEHTYLHTASGKFLTGKRLYEIKDMLGNAFVQISKSVLVRISACESMESDFGGMMILHLKDGGKEYVSRHYLPEFKKSIGL, from the coding sequence ATGAAAGCTGAAATCAAAATCCAGCAGTGTCCGGAACCATATGCCGTGATCTATACGGAGCAGATCACCGATGAAGTACAGCGGATTCTGAACTATATGAGAGAAAACGCCGGTACCCTGATCGGCATGGCAGAGGAAAAACGTTATGTCATCACCGCGGAACAGATTGTCAAAGTCACGGTTCAGAAGGAACATACCTATCTGCATACTGCGTCGGGAAAATTTCTTACCGGCAAACGACTGTACGAAATCAAAGATATGCTTGGCAATGCCTTCGTACAGATTTCAAAATCCGTCCTTGTGCGGATTTCCGCATGTGAAAGTATGGAATCTGATTTTGGAGGAATGATGATTCTCCACCTGAAAGACGGCGGGAAAGAATATGTATCCCGGCATTATCTTCCGGAATTCAAAAAAAGTATCGGGTTGTAA
- the ureC gene encoding urease subunit alpha, with product MSNKISGEKYAMMYGPTVGDKVRLADTDIIIEVEKDYTTYGDEVKFGGGKTIRDGMGQSVKTCSKDGDLDLVITNALILDYTGIIKADIGIKDGKIAGIGKAGNPSIMDGVTPGMTIGASTEALAGEGLIVTAGGIDSHIHFIAPQQIACSLYSGITTMIGGGTGPADGTNATTCTPGPWNIRMMLKAADEYPMNLGFLGKGNCSDEKPIIEQIEAGAMGMKIHEDFGATPAAINHCLNVADEYDFQVAIHTDTLNEAGCVEDTLDAIGGRTIHTFHTEGAGGGHAPDIIRAAGYPNVLPSSTNPTMPFTVNTLDEHLDMLMVCHHLDKNIPEDVAFADSRIRPETIAAEDVLHDMGVFSMMSSDSQAMGRPGEVITRTWQTAHKMKQERGPLPEDAGHDNDNFRAKRYVAKYTINPAITNGIADYVGSVEVGKFADLVLWNPAFFAAKPDMIIKGGMIIASKMGDANASIPTTQPVLYQPMFAAHGKAKGESCITFVSKAAYDNGVKETYGLEKTVLPVRGCRNIGKADMKYNDGTPEIQVDPETYVVTADGVRLESEPAKTLPLTQLYSLF from the coding sequence ATGAGTAACAAAATTTCAGGCGAAAAGTATGCGATGATGTACGGCCCGACGGTGGGGGACAAAGTACGTCTGGCAGATACTGATATCATTATTGAAGTAGAAAAGGACTATACCACCTACGGTGATGAGGTGAAATTCGGCGGCGGCAAAACCATCCGTGACGGAATGGGTCAGTCTGTGAAAACCTGCAGCAAGGACGGGGATCTGGATCTGGTGATTACCAATGCCCTGATCCTGGATTATACCGGTATCATCAAAGCGGATATCGGAATCAAAGACGGGAAAATCGCGGGCATCGGCAAAGCGGGCAACCCGAGTATCATGGACGGGGTAACGCCCGGCATGACCATCGGCGCATCCACAGAAGCCCTGGCCGGGGAAGGCCTGATCGTCACGGCAGGAGGAATCGATAGCCATATCCATTTCATTGCGCCCCAGCAGATTGCCTGCTCCCTGTATTCCGGAATCACCACGATGATCGGCGGCGGCACCGGACCGGCAGACGGAACCAACGCGACTACCTGCACACCGGGGCCCTGGAATATTCGGATGATGTTAAAGGCAGCAGATGAATATCCGATGAATCTCGGCTTCCTTGGCAAGGGAAACTGCTCAGATGAGAAGCCTATCATTGAACAGATTGAAGCCGGCGCCATGGGGATGAAGATCCATGAGGATTTCGGCGCGACTCCGGCAGCCATCAACCACTGCCTGAATGTGGCGGATGAATACGATTTTCAGGTGGCGATCCATACGGATACCTTAAACGAGGCAGGCTGTGTCGAGGATACCCTGGATGCCATCGGCGGAAGAACCATCCATACGTTCCATACCGAGGGCGCAGGCGGCGGACACGCGCCGGACATCATCCGCGCGGCCGGATATCCGAATGTACTGCCGTCTTCGACCAATCCGACGATGCCCTTTACAGTCAACACGCTGGATGAGCATCTGGACATGCTGATGGTATGCCATCACCTGGACAAAAATATTCCGGAGGATGTGGCCTTTGCGGACTCCAGAATCCGTCCGGAGACCATCGCGGCAGAAGATGTGCTCCATGACATGGGTGTGTTCTCTATGATGAGTTCAGACTCCCAGGCAATGGGCCGCCCGGGTGAGGTGATTACCAGAACCTGGCAGACTGCCCACAAGATGAAACAGGAGCGGGGACCGCTTCCGGAAGACGCGGGTCATGACAATGACAATTTCCGCGCAAAACGCTATGTGGCGAAATATACCATCAATCCGGCGATCACCAACGGCATTGCGGATTATGTCGGCTCGGTGGAAGTGGGCAAATTTGCCGATCTGGTGCTGTGGAATCCGGCATTTTTCGCGGCCAAGCCGGATATGATCATCAAAGGCGGCATGATTATCGCCTCCAAGATGGGAGACGCCAACGCGTCAATTCCCACGACGCAGCCGGTCTTATATCAGCCCATGTTTGCCGCTCACGGAAAGGCAAAAGGCGAGAGCTGCATTACGTTTGTATCAAAGGCAGCCTATGACAATGGCGTAAAGGAAACATACGGTCTGGAAAAGACGGTGCTTCCGGTGCGCGGATGCAGAAACATCGGCAAGGCAGATATGAAATACAATGACGGGACTCCTGAGATCCAGGTGGATCCTGAGACCTATGTGGTAACGGCAGACGGGGTCAGACTGGAGTCGGAACCGGCGAAAACGCTGCCGCTGACACAGCTCTATTCACTGTTCTAA
- a CDS encoding DUF3021 domain-containing protein, which produces MMKKAAKSCFMGIAIALMIFSLVGVVFDQIYGGYILLHHQYTKMFLGALIVGAGFGLPSCIYENERIPYPLQVIFHMGIGCAVMLITGFSVGWFPTAAGIGPVILTIVGEIGVSFVLWICFTAHYKKEARSISRKLRSGKL; this is translated from the coding sequence ATGATGAAAAAAGCAGCGAAATCCTGCTTTATGGGAATTGCGATTGCATTAATGATCTTCTCTCTGGTGGGCGTGGTCTTTGATCAGATTTACGGCGGATACATTCTGCTTCACCACCAGTACACAAAAATGTTTCTCGGCGCGCTGATTGTGGGCGCCGGTTTCGGGCTGCCTTCCTGCATCTATGAAAACGAACGGATCCCTTACCCCCTTCAGGTGATCTTTCACATGGGAATCGGCTGCGCTGTCATGCTCATTACCGGTTTTTCCGTTGGATGGTTTCCCACAGCTGCAGGCATTGGTCCCGTAATTCTTACCATAGTCGGGGAAATCGGTGTATCCTTTGTCTTATGGATCTGCTTTACAGCCCATTACAAAAAAGAAGCCCGGTCGATCAGCCGGAAGCTTCGGTCCGGGAAATTATAG
- a CDS encoding GNAT family N-acetyltransferase codes for MRVIVYEQLPEDARAVRKQVFMEEQGFREEFDETDGFAKGILLYDGEKPVGTCRFFYSTDRNAYVIGRVAVLKDYRGQHLGALLLEAAEREICREKEERIELHAQVRAEEFYRAQGYESTGEIGEEEGCPHVWMAKKGVMGE; via the coding sequence ATGAGGGTGATCGTTTATGAACAGCTGCCGGAGGACGCACGGGCAGTCCGGAAACAGGTATTTATGGAGGAACAGGGATTTCGGGAGGAATTTGATGAAACGGATGGTTTTGCAAAAGGCATTCTTCTTTATGACGGGGAAAAACCCGTCGGAACCTGCCGCTTTTTCTATTCGACGGACCGAAACGCATATGTGATCGGACGCGTGGCCGTGCTTAAGGACTACCGGGGACAGCATCTGGGGGCTTTGCTTTTAGAAGCCGCGGAACGTGAAATCTGCAGGGAGAAAGAAGAACGGATCGAACTGCATGCCCAGGTGCGGGCGGAGGAGTTTTATCGCGCACAGGGCTATGAGAGTACCGGAGAAATCGGTGAAGAAGAAGGCTGTCCGCATGTGTGGATGGCGAAAAAGGGGGTTATGGGAGAATGA
- the ureB gene encoding urease subunit beta has translation MKIGAIIPKDREITLNEGKKTVTLLVKHTGDRPVQVGSHFHFFEVNKQLQFDRAAAYGYHLDIPSGTAVRFEPGEEKEVQLTEMGGAKRIYGLNDLTCAQATETTKAQAVETAKLKGFIR, from the coding sequence ATGAAGATTGGAGCAATCATTCCAAAAGACAGAGAAATTACACTGAATGAAGGCAAGAAGACAGTTACCCTGCTGGTAAAACACACCGGGGACAGACCGGTGCAGGTGGGGTCCCATTTTCATTTCTTTGAAGTCAACAAACAGCTTCAGTTTGACCGGGCAGCGGCCTATGGCTACCACCTGGATATTCCGTCCGGCACCGCAGTGCGTTTTGAACCGGGAGAGGAAAAAGAAGTGCAGCTTACGGAGATGGGCGGCGCTAAGCGGATTTACGGGCTCAATGACCTGACCTGCGCCCAGGCGACAGAGACAACCAAGGCACAGGCAGTGGAAACAGCAAAGCTGAAAGGATTTATCAGATAG
- the yfcE gene encoding phosphodiesterase, translated as MKWMIASDLHGSAYYCRRMLEAYDREEADRLLLLGDLLYHGPRNDLPREYAPKQVIELLNARKADIYCVRGNCEAEVDQMVLEFPVLADYLLLAAGKQMIFATHGHQYNKEHLPPLHPGDILLHGHTHVPAWEQAGDILYLNPGSVSIPKNGSSHSYMIFRDGEFSWKQIDGVEYRKLHI; from the coding sequence ATGAAATGGATGATTGCGTCGGATCTGCACGGATCCGCATATTACTGCCGCCGGATGCTGGAGGCCTATGACAGAGAAGAAGCGGACCGCCTGCTTTTGCTGGGGGATCTTCTGTATCACGGACCGCGGAATGATCTGCCCCGGGAGTATGCCCCGAAGCAGGTCATTGAATTGCTGAATGCCAGAAAAGCAGATATTTACTGTGTCCGCGGAAACTGTGAAGCAGAAGTGGATCAAATGGTGCTGGAGTTTCCGGTGCTGGCGGATTATCTTCTGCTTGCGGCAGGCAAACAGATGATTTTTGCCACTCACGGGCACCAGTATAACAAAGAGCATCTGCCGCCGCTGCATCCGGGAGATATCCTTCTGCATGGCCATACCCATGTTCCGGCCTGGGAACAGGCAGGAGACATTTTGTACCTGAATCCCGGTTCGGTTTCCATTCCCAAAAACGGCAGCAGCCATTCCTATATGATTTTCCGGGACGGGGAGTTTTCCTGGAAGCAGATAGATGGTGTGGAGTACAGAAAATTACATATTTAA
- a CDS encoding urease accessory protein UreF, with amino-acid sequence MLDQKKTKDFLLLQVNDALFPIGAYSHSYGLETYIQKNLVTNKEEAWAFIYRRMRMGFAYNEFLSARLAYEAAVKQEVERLLELEEILEASRVPMETREAGRKLGSRFVKTISVMDIPYENDCFTEYCRRRKGRTTTHSVVYGAFCGSVGIPYDKVMETYLYAQTSSMITNCVKTIPLSQTDGQKLLFQSNAMYQEILELLPELTEDDLCLSNPGFDIRCMQHEGLYSRIYMS; translated from the coding sequence ATGCTGGATCAAAAGAAAACAAAAGATTTCCTTCTGCTTCAGGTGAATGACGCCCTGTTTCCCATCGGTGCCTATTCCCATTCCTACGGGCTGGAGACCTATATCCAGAAGAATCTGGTGACCAATAAAGAAGAGGCATGGGCATTTATCTACCGCCGGATGCGGATGGGATTCGCTTATAACGAATTCCTGTCCGCCCGGCTTGCGTATGAAGCGGCCGTGAAGCAGGAAGTGGAGCGGCTGCTGGAACTGGAGGAGATCCTGGAGGCCAGCCGTGTGCCCATGGAGACCCGGGAGGCCGGCAGAAAGCTGGGTTCCCGGTTTGTCAAAACCATATCCGTCATGGATATTCCCTATGAAAACGACTGTTTTACGGAATACTGCCGGCGGCGCAAGGGCAGGACGACCACCCATTCGGTGGTGTACGGGGCTTTCTGCGGATCGGTGGGAATCCCGTACGACAAGGTAATGGAGACTTACCTCTATGCCCAGACCTCTTCCATGATCACCAACTGTGTCAAAACAATCCCCCTCAGCCAGACAGACGGACAGAAACTGCTGTTTCAGAGCAATGCCATGTATCAGGAAATACTGGAACTGCTTCCGGAACTGACCGAAGACGACTTATGCCTGTCCAATCCGGGCTTCGATATCCGCTGTATGCAGCATGAGGGATTATATTCCAGAATCTATATGTCATAA
- a CDS encoding urease accessory protein UreE: MLCEKVLGNLSEEPFKGAEVDYVEIEWHEAFSKLHRKTSRAGRDVGIRLDNDILKKGLQQDDVLYFDGTTAIAVDIPPCDAIRAVVRKDHPRQIAKLCYEVGNTHTTMFRGEDDFTFYAPYHEALMQKISQIHGVTAEKVRVKFDFSKSLSSSINNHHH; this comes from the coding sequence ATGCTGTGTGAAAAAGTATTAGGCAACCTGTCGGAAGAACCCTTCAAAGGTGCCGAAGTGGACTATGTGGAGATCGAATGGCACGAGGCCTTTTCCAAACTTCACAGAAAAACGTCCCGGGCAGGAAGAGATGTGGGGATCCGGCTGGACAATGACATTCTGAAGAAAGGGCTGCAGCAGGACGATGTTCTGTATTTTGACGGAACCACGGCCATTGCCGTGGATATTCCGCCCTGCGACGCCATTCGCGCGGTGGTAAGAAAAGATCATCCCCGCCAGATCGCAAAACTGTGCTATGAGGTGGGCAATACCCATACCACGATGTTTCGCGGAGAAGATGATTTTACCTTTTACGCGCCCTATCATGAGGCGCTGATGCAGAAAATCAGTCAGATTCACGGAGTGACAGCGGAAAAAGTCCGGGTGAAATTCGATTTTTCCAAATCCCTGTCTTCTTCGATCAACAATCATCATCATTAA
- the ureA gene encoding urease subunit gamma, translating to MRLTPKEQEKLMLHAAGELAKQRKERGLKLNYVESIALISSELLEYARDGKTVVELMELGRKILTAEDVMDGVPDMVHEVQVEATFPDGTKLVTVHNPIQ from the coding sequence ATGCGTCTGACCCCAAAAGAACAGGAAAAGCTGATGCTTCATGCAGCGGGAGAACTGGCAAAACAGAGGAAGGAACGGGGACTCAAATTAAATTATGTGGAGTCCATCGCGCTGATCAGTTCCGAACTTCTGGAATATGCCAGAGACGGAAAGACAGTAGTGGAACTGATGGAACTGGGAAGAAAAATTCTTACGGCAGAGGACGTGATGGATGGTGTGCCTGACATGGTACATGAAGTCCAGGTGGAGGCTACATTCCCCGATGGAACCAAACTGGTTACCGTACACAATCCGATTCAGTAA
- a CDS encoding AmiS/UreI family transporter gives MLGVCLLFVGIVLINNGVCTLCKVPPKAAACMNILTGGLSLFINFVNLVHGNYYAAGTGLLFGFTYLFVAMVDIFDLDIRPFAWFSSFVAVNAIVFGCVEGVFGSTALGIAPDWRWAAIWWAWAVLWGSSFFTDILGMKKIAKAVPVIQVVEGVVTAWIPGVMLMLQVW, from the coding sequence ATGTTAGGTGTTTGTTTATTGTTTGTGGGTATCGTGCTGATCAACAACGGAGTCTGCACACTCTGCAAGGTTCCGCCGAAGGCAGCGGCCTGCATGAATATCCTGACCGGCGGGCTGTCCCTGTTCATCAACTTTGTCAACCTGGTCCATGGCAACTATTACGCGGCGGGAACGGGACTCCTGTTCGGCTTTACTTACCTGTTTGTGGCAATGGTGGATATCTTTGACCTGGATATCCGTCCCTTTGCCTGGTTTTCCTCCTTTGTGGCAGTGAATGCCATTGTGTTCGGCTGTGTGGAGGGCGTGTTTGGAAGCACGGCCCTCGGCATTGCGCCGGACTGGCGATGGGCTGCCATCTGGTGGGCATGGGCGGTGCTCTGGGGTTCCTCCTTCTTTACGGACATCCTGGGCATGAAAAAGATCGCAAAGGCAGTGCCGGTGATTCAGGTGGTGGAAGGCGTGGTTACCGCCTGGATTCCCGGTGTTATGCTGATGCTGCAGGTATGGTAA